One window from the genome of Petrotoga sibirica DSM 13575 encodes:
- a CDS encoding pyroglutamyl-peptidase I produces the protein MKVLVTGFEPFGSNKINPTEKIIDSLANEELEGISIITNVLPVVFKKADEILANLLAEHKPDIAIHLGLAAGRSSISLERVAINLMDARIPDNENFQPKDEQLRKDGETAYLSKLPIKEIVNELRKEGIPSVVSNTAGLYVCNEVMYLSLYHSAKFGFPAKTGFIHVPYLPEQVVEKFLTNGQNIPCLPLDLQVKAVKIAIQKTLKL, from the coding sequence ATGAAAGTTTTAGTTACTGGTTTTGAACCTTTTGGGAGCAATAAAATAAATCCAACAGAAAAAATTATCGACTCTCTGGCAAACGAAGAGTTAGAAGGAATTTCAATAATCACAAATGTTCTACCAGTTGTGTTCAAAAAAGCTGATGAGATCTTAGCAAACTTATTGGCAGAACACAAACCTGATATCGCAATACATTTAGGATTAGCAGCTGGTCGAAGCAGTATAAGTTTAGAAAGAGTAGCTATAAACCTGATGGATGCTAGAATCCCAGATAATGAAAATTTTCAACCAAAAGACGAACAATTAAGAAAAGATGGGGAAACAGCTTACCTTTCTAAACTACCAATAAAAGAAATAGTCAACGAATTAAGAAAAGAGGGCATCCCTTCTGTTGTTTCTAATACTGCTGGATTGTATGTATGCAACGAAGTTATGTATTTAAGTTTGTATCATTCGGCAAAATTCGGATTTCCTGCCAAGACAGGTTTTATTCACGTTCCTTATCTACCAGAACAAGTAGTTGAAAAATTTCTCACAAATGGTCAAAATATACCTTGCCTGCCGTTAGACTTACAGGTAAAAGCTGTAAAGATAGCAATTCAAAAAACTCTAAAATTATAA
- a CDS encoding 5-oxoproline transporter, DUF969 family subunit codes for MVAYFRFLIVVLGLALGSKFNINPLISVLLGGFISGLLGGLSVVQILEVIGSLFIANRTMILFLIMLPAIGITERHGLMEQMGHLISKLRAATPGRIAYIYQLIREVFVAIGIRIGGHAAFVRPLIYPMARGSLGNAEISEDDEEQIKAMTAASENIGNFFAQNVFPASAGLLLIQGVMAEMGFELSLTSLVRAAIPMAIVAAIYGFIYYMILDRRFKGVSK; via the coding sequence TTGGTTGCCTATTTTAGGTTTTTAATCGTTGTTTTAGGTTTAGCATTGGGAAGTAAATTTAACATCAATCCGCTTATATCTGTTCTTTTAGGTGGTTTTATTTCAGGACTTTTAGGTGGATTAAGCGTAGTGCAAATTCTTGAGGTAATAGGTTCATTATTCATTGCTAATAGAACCATGATTCTATTTTTAATTATGTTACCAGCTATCGGAATCACGGAAAGACATGGTCTTATGGAACAAATGGGACATTTGATATCTAAATTAAGAGCAGCTACTCCTGGAAGAATAGCTTATATCTACCAACTTATAAGAGAGGTCTTTGTAGCAATAGGCATAAGAATAGGAGGACACGCTGCATTCGTAAGACCTTTAATTTATCCTATGGCAAGAGGGTCTTTGGGAAATGCTGAAATTAGTGAGGATGATGAAGAACAAATCAAAGCTATGACTGCCGCATCAGAAAATATAGGAAATTTCTTCGCACAAAACGTTTTCCCCGCCTCAGCTGGGCTTCTGTTGATTCAAGGAGTTATGGCTGAAATGGGTTTTGAGCTGAGTTTAACTAGTTTAGTCAGAGCTGCCATTCCCATGGCTATAGTTGCCGCTATCTATGGATTTATTTACTATATGATCTTAGATAGACGATTCAAAGGGGTGAGTAAATAA